The Nicotiana tabacum cultivar K326 chromosome 5, ASM71507v2, whole genome shotgun sequence sequence cctccctcttcttagaatcgaacccctGGTGTTcgtgtaattggtgtaagtccctaaattgatcatactagaattgacTGCCCTAATGTGTTGtgttgaaagattcatgttcaaTATTTGCTCCAAATGTTTATCATGTCATCATGCCATTTGGGGATGTGtttaaaatgtggaatatgtgttcaGGAAGGTTAAGAATTCATGTCAAGAATCGCATGAAGGTTGTTATGTCAATATGTATGAAAAACCTCTGTGTGCTTAGGGTTTTCTAAGCTTTCCCTTATGTGTGCAAATGCCTTACATGATAGGCCTTATTAATGTTGATGATAGTGTTATTTGAATGTATAAAAAGGAAAACTTGGATTGTAAAATACGGCCAAGTGCAAAGAACGACGTAATAAATGGGACCACTCATGACAATGTattgaaagatgggaaagaaatgtgaagtGAGATGAACGATTGAAAGGATGAtatctcaagtgagatggcctagccaattGAGctgtgatcggatgccatgccgcacacatggttgTAACTATGCTGGGAATGATGATTGAAATTgtggatatggttgatgtctcaaattagatgacctagccgatcgggccgagatcggactccatgcaaGAACACGGTagtattgtggattgtggcacaTGATACTAAGATCACCAACCTAATAAGATGGAAATTGAACcgagaacttatgtgatccttacttgatgttttaatattgtttgaagtacttattgattattttaattgCCTTCTATTTGTTTTCACTATTCATTTTATTAAGATATCTATTtgtcttacatactagtactattcgagaatactaacatcccttttgccgggggcgctacatctttaaatggatgtaggtggttctatagcatATAGTGTTGGTTGCAGCTAGTGGCACATCATCATAAACTTCCCAACAGACTTGGTGAGCGCCATTTCATCTTGGGGTCATGTAGTGCATCTTTTGCTTATATATGTaccacattttgaggtatagccagggccttgttgccagcattatcataactgtcttttgtatctttagaggctatGTAGACATTTATGTGGGTTGTGTATGGATGCTAGAATAGGTCAGGTGGATTATGACATGTTTTGGACTCTTGTTCCACTAGATTGTAAAGTGTATGTATTTCGGAAACTTATCAACGATGCAGTAAAATGAAATGAATTAGTAATGTTGTAAATATTTGACCCTTCTACTATTTGAACAAATGGAAACATGCCTTCTCTTGGTCATAATCGGGTTGGGTAAAAAAtgtctaacatgcttgctcgacCAGGTCCACTCGGTTGAGCGTTGgccgcgctccccgaggttggggcatgacagcaAATCCCTTAGTACTAAAATTAATAAGGGTAGGATACTATCGGCCCTGGATGGAACATGACGCTAAAGTTTActtcaaaatgtgataaatgtcaatgcTACGCACCGTCAGTAAATCAACCAGCAAAGACATTGCACTCAGTTTTGTCACCATggagaatggatatcgtcggGCCACTGCCACCGGTCCCcagtaaggtaagatttcttttgattttaactgactatttttctaagtgggttgaagcaggtccttatcggAATATTGGCGAGTGTGAAGTGGTACATTTCTTGTGGGAGAATATAATTTGCATATTTGGGATACCATAAGAGATAGCCTGCGGCAACAGGCCATAATTTATAGGCACAAAAATCATGAagttccttgaagatttgaaaatcaaaaggatcacatcATCACCCTATCATCCAAGCGCAAATGGTCAAGTAGAATAAataaacaaagtgattatacaaaatctcaagaaAAGATTGGAAGCAGTTAAAGGTAAATGGCCCGAAGAGCTTCCAAGTGTACTATGGGCGTATCGAAGAACGACCAAATTGAGCACGGGAGAGACTCATTTTTCTATTGTGTATGGAGCATAAGCCTTGATCTCGATGGAAGTAGGAGAACCTACCGTGAGGTATTTCCGAGAAAACGAAGAGGCAACAATGAAGCAATGCTAGTCAATTTAGAGCTGCTTGACGaatgcagggacttggcgcatataaggatggcaGCCCAAAAAAAGATAAtagagagatattacaatcgaagggccaacctacgttatttcaaagtaggagatttgGTTTTAAGAAAAGTAACTCAGAACACCCGAGAGCTCAATGCGAAAAAACTAGGTCCAACATTGGAAGGCCCCTACCGTGTTTCAGTTGTCACCAGGAAAGGATCATACAAGTTAGAAAATCAAGATGGATAAAAGTTGCCAAGAAAATAGgatgtggcacacctcaagagatattattATTGATGAACATCACCTTACCAAAAGTATAttctgtactctttttcccttcgtccagtttttgtcccaattgagtttttcttgcaaggtttttaacgaggcaacaacgaAAAACATACTACGAAGGAAGCTTCAGAaacaacaataagacctttaaatgacaaggcacaCAAGCAAAGAACCAGTACGTAGTGGTTAATTAGTCTTTTGCTTGATAACAAAGTTCCTACCCGGAATTTGGGTTTGCTATCGAACAGAGATTACCCGATCATTCACAAGTGCAAGTCACTGGGAAATTGTTGGATAATATTTGGCTCGATAACGTAAATTCCTAAAGGGAAGTGAAGTTTGTTATCGAACtgaagattatctagcaattcactagtggaatcctcGAAGGTATAAAACTTCtggtgttccaattcgcattcttcgcattcgaagactaggggaatgatatgaggatacaacAACAATGACTGCCACTTAGATTGGAATACGAAACCCGTTAACATAGTTGTATCATGGGAACCGGGGACTATGGGGCCAGCCCCATTGAAACAAGTTGcacaagttagccacaagaaatggcaATTTCCTTATAGTACaacaaatgcttatgtacttttgaaaatggaatgaataaagtaaagtccttttgtttctatcttgtttcttgtcaaAATAATGAATTGATTTTGTCAGTTAAAAGTTAAATAAGTACTTCAAATATAGTGCCATATTAAACATGAGACGTTCTCTTCAATAGCACTGTAAACAtgagagggccctctcttatgaaaattCTCAtattaaagggttgatttcggaagaacttatgcccgaaatccaaatgctttcgggaaaaaatacacccgaagccttgCACAATTAgacgcaaaaagtaaacttgcgcaAACACTTACGCGAAAAAAGATGCAAAGATCAAACTTGCGCAAATATTTAAATGAAAGTACGTAGAAAGGAAAACTTATACGATACTTGAATGAAAAAGTGTTTCTATTTATAATAAATGTGCCAAACTGCACAAgtacaaaattttgaaaaagaaagcaaaaactaAGCTGCTGCATCTTCGGAACCCAAAGGAAGAGAAATATCTGCGCCTCTAAGAGAAGTGGATAGATCCACCGCCGGTTCAGTATTTTGGCCTTCAGCATCATCACCTTCCAGTTATACTGTTCTTGAGAACTTAGAACTGGAACCAGAAGAATCGGTAGCATCAGGTCGGGCTGGAAGACCCCTTTTGCAGCTTACTCCAGCTCATGAGCTTTAGCGATTtcgacatcaaaatcaatgacaaCCGCTTTGGCCTCtaccaaggtttttctcctcatatattttttcaacaacgagggaagtCGCTCGGCGTTGCAGTTCTTCTTTAAGTTGGTTGACCTTGAGAGCAAGGTTATCCCGTGCAAATCTGGTAGACTGAGACTAACATCAAGCTCACGGACAGTAGAGTTGAAAATTCTATTATGTTCAATGGTCCTCTTATGCTTCTCCCCCAATTGGGCATACTTCGCTCCGAAAGCAGCAAGCTCTTCAGCTTTGGAGTTTAAGGCCACCTCCAAATTATTCAATCTTTAAGCGGAGATAGCCCCACGATCAGATGCAACAAGAACGATATTAtgaacttcaacccatttggctcTAGCCTCTTCAAATTGAGCCCTCAACGGGGTAATCTCTCAGCTAAAGGTCACTACTTCTTGCTCGCTTAGCTGCAACTGAGCCTCCAATTCAACGACCTCAGCAGCCCATGCTTCCAGCTCTAAGAGGCAAGCAGTATTCTGGTCTCGCTCAACAGAAAGTCGATCCTGTTCGAAGGTAAGTTCCTCCTTATCACAAATCAACCTTTGtaggccctcagaagcaagaaagttggcctacaaagcAAAAATGCAAAGTCAAAATTCAACCATAACAAAGATAGAAGGAAcaatagagaaaaaaaaagactATACCACTACTGCGttatgcatggcattgttcaacaagcatTTCTCCTGAGAGAGCTTGTATTTTTTCCCTATCTTTTTCTGAAGCTAAAGGCTTCAGGTAGTTTGCAAGTTCCACCGGCCAGGATAGCAGATGACATACGGTGGAAACTGAGAGAGTAACGCTCCTCCTTCTTTGAGGATCTTCTGGAGAGGGAGGGGCTACATAATTTTGCTAGGTTCGCATGAATCGGGGACTGGAGAAAAGGGACGTCGTCCTTTTGGGCAACTGCGGCCGGTGGAGATGATGCTGCAGTTAATGGTGGCAGAAGCAAGGTTGGTGAAGAGTGAGATGAAGCTGACACAATCGAAGGGTGAGAAGCAGTTGCAGTAGGTGCAATGCTGGTTGATGGTTGCTTGTCAACCGAAGACGGAAGAGGCCCGATACTTAGCCCGACAGTACCGGTCGCGGCAGTTGGGACTCGGAAGCGTGAGTTGGCATCTTCCACCATATCAAACTCCCCAGAGTGTCGAGGCATCGTCCTCGGATGGTGTAGCTAATTCAATATATTGAGCATTTTTGTTGAATTGATGAAGGTCAttgtcttctatgtagagaaacCCTATCATCACTAACTTCTCCATCATCGTCGATTACCACAATTTCTGGGATCGGCTCGGGTACAACGCTCTTTATCATAACATCCGAAGATGTCTCGGGCGTGGCGCtctttgcatttttatttgttcCTTGGCCGCGGATGAACGTCTTCTTTTTTGTTGCTTGTTCTCCAGTcggggactccgagaagaagcacttgcacgAGAAGCAAGCTTGGAGACACCTGTTCGTGTAAAAGCCTCCTACAACATCCTCGCCGCGTCAGCAGGATTAGCCAAAACGTCCTCCCCGGGGATGAAAACTGAGTCCTAGGGTAGACCTGAATTCAACAAAGGAGAAAGGGTTAATCAGATTCCTTATACAAAAGGGAAAAAGCATGAACTTACGAGTACGGTTCCATAATTCCGAAAAGGATGAAACCGTGTCCGGAATGATGTCACTAGTGGTGACTTCAATGAACTATTCCATCTACCCACGATcgttatcatcatccatgctagatagtaaagcatggtggccacgcttgctgagatttatcattcccccgcagaagatcttgggggaataaaggttcGTCAACCGAACTAGGGTTAGCTCCTCTCCCATATCCTGGCACAGATGCCGAAAACAAGCAATTGTCCTCCACACAGAATGACTTACTTGTGCCAGGCATAACTAGTAGTGGATGCAGAACTCCACGATAATTGAGTCAAGCTCTCCACTTAAAGTGAACAGCCCTAAAGTGAAGGGATACGTATAAAAatacgtaaaacccttcttgggtgaGGTTATCCGCTCCGCCATATCAGGAGCGATAATATCTAAATCTTGGCAATGGCGGTCTTCCTTTACAACAAGAATACTGGAAGGACGGATGGAGGAAGGGTATATACTAACGGCCCACGTACGAGGGTGAGCGGAATGATatttctcttcgaagtccttAGGTGTGACGAGACTTTTTGGGATGATGGTGCCCACCGTAGGAGGAGCAGCATTATCAGCTTTACCTTTGTTTTTTGATGAACTAGGGTTTCTCGGAAAAGAGGCCATTTttatcagaaaagaaggaaagtTTTTCTCTCGAGAAGAAGGTTGAAGACAAAGTACGAGTTGAGTAAAGAAAGTTTGGAGAATTATGAAGTATAAATGAAGAAatttgatgcgtataagtaacaGAATAGGAGGCTAAAATCGTGGCCATAATTATTTCGATAACCGGCAAAAGTGATGTTAAATCAAGGGATGATGCGTGTTCATgacattaaatgcggagagacatgcttctaatcaaccgtcagaaattTTTCGGAGGGTGTCAGAGAATTTTCTGCCAAGAAAGGTATTTCTACTAACTTCCTAGTGACACAAAGTTATGCAACCAGAAaacagggggactatctgtatggggtaaaatatgTTTATATTTAATGATCGCATGAGAAAGCGATACGTAGAGCCGAAGACAGAAAGCAGTCAAACCTAAAGGCAATGACCTCATTTGTCATCAGAAAGAATGGTATTCATGAAGGAGAAATAAATTCAATCCATCCGGTAGCATTCAATAAAGAATATTCTAGAACATTAAGTACATGATACACTAGAGAATATGGCATGGTCTACCGTTATACATTCTTCAATGTctctcataattgtcatttaagagggacTTGATCCTATGACCTTGTTCCCTATGTGTAGCTATATAGTGAGCTCTACCATCATtgtaaaaaaaagagagaattttcTCACAAGCATACGCTATATTCTACCAAAAGCTCAATAGTACTTTGCTTTTCTTGGTTATTTGCACTGTTCTTGCTGCCTCCGATAGCTCTGCGCGTGGAACTAAGATATCTGccgtttatttcaatttcaaggctaagtcttatatttttgtctaattcaagttattttaggatcaaattaatttacttgtctataaaccacgtataaattcgactgtaccgttttacgggtaaataatcACATAATCATATAAGTTCGTAAGAAAAAAAAAGTACGTAACAAATTAATAATATGTTTGGTCAagtttctaaaatcagcttattttgagaataAATTCTTTTTAAAACGCTTTaggaagaagctttttcttttatttatctaaaattgtttctccttttattcaaaatcttttttctttttttataaaagCTTGGTCATGTTAACTTAAACAAAAAAATAAGCACTTTTTGGCGATGGTGAAGCTCAGCCAAACAGATATGGCACACCGACTTTGGTAAGTTTGTAAAACAGCTGGGAGGGCATTCAAGTAATTTCATAGAGGACATAATCGTCACTAAAATATCTCCAACAATATTTTACATTAAAATCAAATCTCACCATTTTAGATCTCATCGACACCGTCCGTTTCTCCATCGAGGGCCCAGAAGTAATAGGAGGGAAAAGATTACAACCGTTGATCTTTTCCCCCTCCTCAATATAAAATTCTTCATAGGCCTTCACTTCTTCGCACCCACTCGCTTCACTCTCTAACTACTCTCTCGATCGAGTGAGTAGTTCTACTTCTCTCTCGATCAATTTTTAGATTTCTTCAGTTGTCTTCCCGATTGTACAGGTAAATTTTCTGTTTATTTATCGCAGATCTGTGATTTTTGAATTGCATTtagtgtcattttcatgatttttactGTGATTAATGATTGTTTGTCTCATTTTGCTTGTCTACTTCTTAAAAATCATCcgcatttgattttttttagatcGATATGTTTTTTTTTGGGGTTCATAGCATTGATTTTGAGTTACTTCTGCAATATGATATACTTCAATTTATAGATCGAGTGAACTTTCTATGTTTAATCACTGATTTTTGAATTGCATTTATAATTTTTGATAAGTTTTACTGTAATTAATGATTTTCTATCTCATTTTCCTTTTTCGCTTTGTAAAAATCTTCCGCATATGATGTTTTCTTAGATCGATAGTGTTTTAATGTTTTTTTGTTCATTTATTTTGATTTGTCAATATTTCGTACTTGAAATTTTAAATCGAATGAACTTTCTATGTTTTACTGATTTACAGATCTGAGAATTTACTGTTAGATCACATATATTAGATTTGCAGTAGTTTCGCATATTTAATTTACTATGACTAGTCGATTTATTGAGATCTAAGGAAAATATGCTTTGTATACATGGCATGTTAGTTTGGATCAACAGTTGTTAATGATATTAATGCTATTTAAATGCACAAATTGATTCAAATACTAAGCGTTATCTAGTGAAATTAGGTAAATGTTGTGGCGATCAACTTTGTTCTCTTTAAAATTTCGTGAAAATATGACTTTAATACTTTGTATAGTGGATTTTGATATGTGTGTGGAAGTGAACTTAGAATATCATGGTTAATTTCAGCAAAAATGAGAGAAATCCTTCACATTCAAGGTGGACAATGTGGAAACCAGATCGGATCAAAGTTCTGGGAAGTTGTCTGTGATGAACATGGAATTGATCCTACTGGACGCTATGTTGGAACCTCAGATCTGCAGTTGGAACGTGTTAATGTGTATTACAATGAAGCGTCATGTGGGAGGTTTGTTCCCCGTGCAGTGCTCATGGATCTTGAGCCTGGCACGATGGACAGTGTGAGGACTGGTCCTTATGGCCAGATCTTTAGGCCTGATAACTTTGTTTTCGGTCAATCTGGTGCTGGAAACAATTGGGCTAAGGGGCATTACACTGAGGGTGCTGAGcttattgattctgttctagaTGTTGTTAGGAAGGAGGCTGAGAATTGTGACTGTCTTCAAGGTAAAGATCATGGATTTGAGTAGTATTTCTTAGGATCCTTAGTATGCAATGTAATCGAGCTTAATTTGGCTATTATTCTGGttattgatatattttttttaaaactttttgcAGGATTCCAAGTGTGCCACTCACTTGGTGGAGGAACAGGTTCTGGAATGGGAACCTTGCTAATCTCAAAGATCAGGGAGGAATACCCTGACCGCATGATGCTCACATTCTCTGTTTTCCCATCACCAAAGGTTTCAGATACAGTGGTTGAGCCATATAATGCTACCCTTTCAGTGCATCAGCTTGTTGAAAATGCTGATGAGTGTATGGTGCTTGACAATGAAGCTTTATATGACATCTGTTTCAGGACTCTCAAGCTTACCACGCCCAGCTGTGAGTATATGTTATCCAAATTGACAACATTACCTTTTGTCTCTGTGCTACAATTATCTTTTTcaatcattttttatttatttatccatGTATTGATTGACCTCTCTAGTTTACGGGTTTTTTCACCCTTCTTAAACTGGTGAAACATGTGGCCTTCAAAGACAAGACCTGGTTTCAAGTGGCTTCACTAAATGTATTCTTTATATGGACCGTCAGCTAATCTCTAGGTATTCCGTAGTTGGTGTTAGATGGTTCTATGAGTAATCAATGATTCATGTTGTAGTAGGACACACATATTTGAGTGAAGGCTATTGTAATTTCAAAGAATCCTAGATTTCCTTGACCTGTGGTCCTGGGGTGGGGGACAGATAATTTGTTATGGATTATGGTCCCTGCTATTTGATTCATCAATCACCCTCTATAATAAGGTAGGTAAGCTGGTGATTTGATCATTTTCCTATTATCTATATATTGTTGTTTCAGTTACTTTTGAGCGGTAATGAACAAGCCTAATCAGatacaaacatgaaatgtattctcaCCAACAAACATGTGTGTGCATGTTTAAGTCAAATATTTTAGCCTTGATTTATGCTGCCTGGTTATGGTAATTGATAAATATATGAATTGGGATTTATCTGCTGTTGTAGTTTAGATCCTTTCCTGGCTCATAACTGTTCTTGCGCTGTATCTTTTCACTTTATTGTTATTGTAATGTTATGGTAGTCAATATAGTTTTGCGCAAGCTGGCCCGGACCACGATTATCAAAAAGTTATGGTAGTCAATATGGTTATGGATAATTAATTAGCTCCCCTTTCAGTTAGCCCCTATTATTAGTTCAACCATCACACATAAAGTCATAGTGGAATACAATCTAAAATTAAATTACTCTAGCTTTTGGATGTCcgcttgtttcttttattttttcccaACCTTTTAGAGATTTTGTTGGTATCTGCTCATCTCGTCTTACACTTGTTAAATGTGCTTTTACATATGTTGCAGTTGGAGATTTGAACCACTTGATTTCTGCTACAATGAGTGGGGTCACTTGCTGCCTCAGGTTCCCGGGTCAATTGAACTCTGATCTTCGGAAGCTTGCTGTTAACCTGATCCCCTTCCCTCGTTTACACTTCTTCATGGTTGGGTTTGCTCCTCTCACTTCTCGTGGTTCACAGCAATACCGTGCACTAACAGTCCCGGAGCTGACTCAGCAAATGTGGGATGCCAAGAACATGATGTGTGCTGCTGATCCACGTCATGGTCGTTACCTCACTGCCTCAGCCATGTTCAGGGGTAAAATGAGCACTAAGGAAGTCGATGAGCAGATGATTAATGTTCAGAACAAGAACTCTTCTTACTTTGTTGAATGGATTCCAAACAATGTAAAATCCAGTGTCTGCGACATCCCACCCAGAGGTCTCTCAATGGCATCCACCTTCATTGGAAACTCAACTTCCATTCAGGAAATGTTTAGGAGGGTGAGCGAGCAGTTTACTGCTATGTTCAGGAGAAAGGCTTTCTTGCATTGGTACACAGGGGAAGGAATGGACGAAATGGAGTTCACAGAAGCTGAAAGCAACATGAACGACCTTGTGTCTGAGTATCAGCAATATCAGGATGCCACTGCTGATGACGAAGGTGAATACGAGGAGGAGGAAGAGTACGATCATGAAGGCAACTGAAGAAAGGCATTTTATTATATGTGGTGTAATATGTTTCTGATCTCCCAGAGATATGAGCAGTTTTTTTCTTGTATGTTGCATCTTTGCGTACACTTTGCTGTGAAGTCCAGCTAGTTTTGGGCTTATGTAGTTTATAAGGAGTGAATGCTGGAGAGTGATAAGCGTTGGTTTCGAGTTGTAATACTGCTATCTGTTTCTGCTTACATATTtgttatctttttctttttgtggttAATATTCTCCATTATGCATTTACAAGGTTAGTACCTTTCAGCCATTCTTGGGTTGTGATTAGTTTATTTCTATCTTTCCATTCATGTCTTTTCGATCTAGAATTTCTCAAATCGTTATTTTGGATGTCTTGTCAACTAGGTGGCTTatgttatttatatattttagttaCTAATATTGGTAGAAGTTGCATTATTGAGGGTCAGGCGTTCTCAGTCCCCTTGCCAGGTGAGGTGCTAACATGTTTTTGGTGCTTATTAACTGCATTGCGTGCTTCACCATGTCCTTGAAGATAAGATTCCATGTGCAGTCAGCTATATTTATGTTTCATGTAGAGCCATATTGTGCTGCTCCTACCTTACTTTGTTCACATTGTCATTGTCATAGCTATTGTAATGTTTCAGCCATATTTGTGCTCTTCCCACCTTTTTG is a genomic window containing:
- the LOC107814855 gene encoding tubulin beta-1 chain, with translation MREILHIQGGQCGNQIGSKFWEVVCDEHGIDPTGRYVGTSDLQLERVNVYYNEASCGRFVPRAVLMDLEPGTMDSVRTGPYGQIFRPDNFVFGQSGAGNNWAKGHYTEGAELIDSVLDVVRKEAENCDCLQGFQVCHSLGGGTGSGMGTLLISKIREEYPDRMMLTFSVFPSPKVSDTVVEPYNATLSVHQLVENADECMVLDNEALYDICFRTLKLTTPSFGDLNHLISATMSGVTCCLRFPGQLNSDLRKLAVNLIPFPRLHFFMVGFAPLTSRGSQQYRALTVPELTQQMWDAKNMMCAADPRHGRYLTASAMFRGKMSTKEVDEQMINVQNKNSSYFVEWIPNNVKSSVCDIPPRGLSMASTFIGNSTSIQEMFRRVSEQFTAMFRRKAFLHWYTGEGMDEMEFTEAESNMNDLVSEYQQYQDATADDEGEYEEEEEYDHEGN